GCCAGGCCGGCGTAGAGGCCGGCCACCCCGCGGGCCGACACCTCGGCCCCCCAGGCGGGCAGCAGCTTGTCGGCCATGCCCCGGACCGGCGCCCCGCCGACGATCGGGGTCACGGCCACCACCCGGCAGGCCGCCGCCTCCACGGCTTCCATGATCCCGGGCACGGCCAGGATGGGGGCGATCGACACCACCGGGTTGGACGGGCAGAGCAGGATCCCGGCGGCCCCGGCCAGCGCCTCCAGGATCCCTGGGGCCGGCCGGGCCCGCTCGACCCCCCGGAAGCGGACCGCCCGCACCGGGTCGCGGGCCTGCCGCCCGACCCAGTACTCCTGGAACCCGAGGTCGAGGGGGCCGTCGGGTCCGTCGACCTCGACCCGGGTCTCGACCCGCTGGTCGCTCATGGGCAGCAGCCGCGCGGGCACGCCGAGGCGGCGGCACAGCTCGGCCGTCGCCTCCGACAGGCTGGCGCCCTCGGCCAGCAGCCGGGTCCGCAGCAGGTGGGTGGCGATGTCGCGGTCGCCGAGGGCGAACCAGCCGGGCTCGCCCAGGCGCACCAGCGCCTCGCGGACGTTCCAGGTCTCGCCGGCCAGGCCCCAGCCGCGCTCCTCGTCGGCCAGCCCGGCCAGGGTGTAGGCGACCGAGTCCAGGTCGGGCGAGACCGCCAGGCCGTGCATGCGCAGGTCGTCGCCGGTGTTGACGACCACCAGCAGGTCGCCGGCATCGTGCACGCGCAGCAGCCCACGCAGGAACTTGGCGGCGCCGACACCGCCGGCGAGCGCGACCAGCATGGCCTTCCCTCAGCTAGAGGCCGGGAGCGGCCCCAGGATAGCGCCGCCTAGGGC
The genomic region above belongs to Actinomycetota bacterium and contains:
- the cofD gene encoding 2-phospho-L-lactate transferase, translated to MLVALAGGVGAAKFLRGLLRVHDAGDLLVVVNTGDDLRMHGLAVSPDLDSVAYTLAGLADEERGWGLAGETWNVREALVRLGEPGWFALGDRDIATHLLRTRLLAEGASLSEATAELCRRLGVPARLLPMSDQRVETRVEVDGPDGPLDLGFQEYWVGRQARDPVRAVRFRGVERARPAPGILEALAGAAGILLCPSNPVVSIAPILAVPGIMEAVEAAACRVVAVTPIVGGAPVRGMADKLLPAWGAEVSARGVAGLYAGLADAFVLDVVDAGQAGEVAALGLEPVVVPTLMRTVEDAAALAKAALEAL